The nucleotide window GTGCATAATCTTGAACAACTTGGTGCTATAGAATATAAATGCAGTGGATTTGAGCTAACTGACACTGGACGTGATCTGGTCAAATTGGGCATTGAGCCAAGGCTTGGGAAaatcatgcttgattgcttcagcTATGGTTTGATGAAAGAAGGTTTAGTCCTAGCCTCTGTTATGGCAAATGCTAGTAGCATATTTTGTAGAGTGGGTACTAATGAGGAGAAATATAAAGCTGACCGTCTGAAAGTCCCTTTCTGTCACCCTGATGGAGACCTTTTCACTTCACTTGCTGTTTATAAGAAGTGGGAGGCTGGGCATGATAACAAAAATATGTGGTGCTGGCAGAATAGTATCAATGCCAAGACCCTGAGGAGGTGCCAGGAAACTATATCTGAACTTGAAAAATGTCTAAAGCATGAGCTAAACATCATCGTTCCAAGTTACTGGAGTTGGAACCCTGAGAAGCCTACTATGCATGACACTTCACTAAAGAAGATTATTCTGTCATCTCTTAGAGGTAATCTTGCTATGTTTTCTGGACATGAGAAATTTGGGTATCAGGTGATTTCAGCAGATCAGCCTGTGCAACTTCACCCTTCATGCTCATTGTTGACTTATGGCAGCAAGCCTGAATGGGTGGTATTTTCAGAAATCTTGTCAGTCCCGAATCAATATTTGGTATGTGTAACTGCTGTTGATCGTAACGACGTGTGTACAGTTCACCCTTTTATTAAGTCACTGGAGGAGAGTAAATTGCAGAGGAAAGTGATTACTGGGATTGGAAATAAATCGCTGAGAAGATTTTGTGGTAAATGTGGCCAAAATCTGCAGAAAATCATCTCACTTCTGAGAGAAGATTGCAGAGATGACCGCATAATGGTTGATTTAGACTTCAGTAGCAGTGAAGTTTTATTATTTGCTAAAGAACATGACATGGAAACGGTCTTTTGCATGGTTAATGATGCTTTGGAACTTGAAGCTAAAATGCTGAGGGATGAATGTGACGAGAGAAGATCTGGTGGCTCTACTATTGCATTATTTGGCTCTGGTGCTGAAATTAAGCATTTGGAACTTGGGAAGAGACATCTAACTGTGGAGATTCAGCATCAAAATGCTCGTGATATAGATGAAAAGGAACTTATTGGTTTGGTATATTCTCGTGTTCCTGGTATAGCAAATTTTCATAAACTCGGGAATTTTCAGACAAACACAGATGAAACGAAGTGGGGGCggtttacattcctcaaaccagattATGCTGATCATGCCATTTCAAAATTGAATGGGATTGAGTTTCATGGTTCCTCGCTAAAGGTGGGTCCTGTAAGCGCTTACAACCACTCAGGGCTACCATTTCCTGCAGTAAGAGCTAAAGTTTCTTGGCCATGTAAGCCTAGCAGGGGACTTGCACTTGTAACATGTGCTAGTGGGGAAGCTGAATTTATTGTAAAGGACTGCTTTGCCCTTGGAGTTGGTGGAAGGTATATCAACTGTGAGGTTAGTAAAAAGTATGCAAACTGTGTCTTTGTTACGGGGGTTCCATTGCATGTAACAGAGCCAGAATTGTATTATGCTTTTCGTAGTACAACCACCAGGAGAATCCTTGACATCCACTTACTTAGAGGACCGCCCACAGCTAGCTCTTCCGATTCTGAATGTGCAGAAGCACTGATGAGAGCGATATCACTATTCATGCCAAATAGGAATTTTCCTGGCCAAAATTTTCGTGTTCACGTGTTCCCTCCAGAAGAGAAAGATTCAATGATGAGAGCTACCATATCCTTTGATGGAAGTTTTCACAGAGAGGCTGCAAGAGCACTGGACCATCTTCAAGGAAGTGTTCTTCCTTGTTGTCTTCCTTGGCAGATAATCCAGTGCCAGCATGTATTTCATAGTACTGTCTCCTGTCCAATGCGCATATACAATGTCATCAGCCAAGAAGTTGGTGTTCTACTTGAGAGCTTCCGTAGCCAAAAAGGTATTGTTGTATTCCTCACCTGAGAGAAAATTTGCTTCTATCTTCTTACTGTTCTGTTGTCATGAGTCATGACATATTCTGCTCTTCCTGCATTGCTGCTTTGTTCTTGTTTGTTATTAAAAAATTGGCTGCCTCTAATGCTTACTGCTGCTCTGTTGGTAGAACCACAATCTGCTATTCCCTCATATTCTTGTTTGACTGTCATTTTGTTCTTCAGTTTTATATGAGGCGGTCACAAACTGTTTGAGTCATCCTTTATTGCATTTCATTCAATATAAGGCCTTTTCTTTCTCTTCGAAAATCCTTTGTCCCTACCATTTCTCTCTAGGAAGCTACTTATGGCTGTTGTCTGTTTAGCTTTGTTGCTCTTTTGTTTTCTGGAAGAATCAGAATCTAGCCTATTTCAAGGCTCAAGAGATGATCAGGTATTCAGGTTGTATCCAGTTATATTGTTCCCCATGCGTTCACTTGATTGTAAATTCTAGGTTTGAGTGTAAGTAGAACTTGCGGAGCATGCGCAATTAGATAGCGATCTCCGTTTGAACTATTTCGGTTTGAAAAGGGTAAAATTATGGTGTCGTTTGCTTCTAAGGCTCAATTGAAAAGTAATAAACTTTGAAGTGAAGTGAGCTGTATGAAAACAAATCATAAAAGATCAACCACAACCGCCTTAGGTGTCAAGAATGTGTTGCATTAGTGAATAGGTATATTCCAATGCTCCCTTATAGTTCAATCCTATAAGCATAATTCTGTGCACCACCATATTATTTCTTCGTTTTAGGCTGCAAACAAATTGATCTTTAGTGAATTTAAAGTCTTAATTACATCGGGCTGCCTATAACAGCACTAGTCCAAGCCATGGTGTTTTTCCCTGGTGCTGGTGTTTTTTTTTAAGTGGCCAGCCTTCTATATTGTTGATGCAGTGTGGGGTGTGTGAGTCGTGTTGCGCGTGAGTGTGAACCATCATGGGTCTTTCTTTTGTGCCCCCCTTTTTTCTCTTATAATGAAATGATACGCAGCCTCCTATGTATTCCAGAAACAAAGTCTTGATCTCATTGCTATTCCTACATGCAGGTGTGTCATACAATTTGGAGAAGAACGAGAATGGTAATTTCCGTGTTAAGCTTACTGCAAATGCCACGAAAACAATAGCAGATTTGAGAAGGCCTCTTGAGCttttgatgaaaggaaaaatTATAAACCATCCTGATCTGATGTTAAGCACAGTTCAACTGCTATGGTCCCGTGATGGTATGGAACATTTGAAATCAGTTGAACAGGAGACCGGCACTTACATTCTGTACGACAGGCAAAGTCTGAATATTAAGGTCTTTGGCAGCAGTGATAAGGTGGCTGCAGCGGAGGAAAAATTGGTTTGTGCACTTGTACAGCTCCATGAGAAGAAGCCTCTTGAAGTTTGTC belongs to Miscanthus floridulus cultivar M001 chromosome 4, ASM1932011v1, whole genome shotgun sequence and includes:
- the LOC136550407 gene encoding ATP-dependent RNA helicase DEAH11, chloroplastic-like isoform X2, which produces MVLIGETGSGKSTQLVQFLADSGLAGGGSIICTQPRKLAAISLAHRVDEESKGCYGDSSVLSYSTLLNSQGFGTKIIFTTDSCLLHYCMSDMSLDGISYIIIDEAHERSLNTDLLLAMIKKKLLDRLDLRLIIMSATADADRLAEYFYGCQTFHVKGRTFPVEIKYVPDISAEASLNSVPSISSVASATASYVTDVVQMVNIIHKNEEEGAILAFLTSQLEVEWACETFSDPNAVVLPMHGKLSSVEQNLVFKSYPGKRKIIFCTNIAETSLTIREVKYVVDCGLAKEYRFVPSSGLNVLKVNWISQSSANQRAGRAGRTGAGKCYRLYPESDFGMMEVHQEPEIRKVHLGTAVLRILALGVKDVKYFEFIDAPDPEAINMAVHNLEQLGAIEYKCSGFELTDTGRDLVKLGIEPRLGKIMLDCFSYGLMKEGLVLASVMANASSIFCRVGTNEEKYKADRLKVPFCHPDGDLFTSLAVYKKWEAGHDNKNMWCWQNSINAKTLRRCQETISELEKCLKHELNIIVPSYWSWNPEKPTMHDTSLKKIILSSLRGNLAMFSGHEKFGYQVISADQPVQLHPSCSLLTYGSKPEWVVFSEILSVPNQYLVCVTAVDRNDVCTVHPFIKSLEESKLQRKVITGIGNKSLRRFCGKCGQNLQKIISLLREDCRDDRIMVDLDFSSSEVLLFAKEHDMETVFCMVNDALELEAKMLRDECDERRSGGSTIALFGSGAEIKHLELGKRHLTVEIQHQNARDIDEKELIGLVYSRVPGIANFHKLGNFQTNTDETKWGRFTFLKPDYADHAISKLNGIEFHGSSLKVGPVSAYNHSGLPFPAVRAKVSWPCKPSRGLALVTCASGEAEFIVKDCFALGVGGRYINCEVSKKYANCVFVTGVPLHVTEPELYYAFRSTTTRRILDIHLLRGPPTASSSDSECAEALMRAISLFMPNRNFPGQNFRVHVFPPEEKDSMMRATISFDGSFHREAARALDHLQGSVLPCCLPWQIIQCQHVFHSTVSCPMRIYNVISQEVGVLLESFRSQKGVSYNLEKNENGNFRVKLTANATKTIADLRRPLELLMKGKIINHPDLMLSTVQLLWSRDGMEHLKSVEQETGTYILYDRQSLNIKVFGSSDKVAAAEEKLVCALVQLHEKKPLEVCLRGRNLPPNLMKEVIKEFGADLEGLKNEVPAVDLQLNTRRQALYVRGSKEDKQRVEEMISELIASSDHNAPLPSKNACPICLCELEDPFKLESCGHMFCLACLVDQCESAIKSQDVFPLCCLKNGCKKLLLLTDLRSLLPDKLDELFRASLNAFVASSAGLYRFCPTPDCTSIYQVAAADAEDKPFVCGACSVETCTKCHVEYHPFISCEAYKEYKADPDARTLLEWRKGKENVKNCPSCGYTIEKAEGCNHVECRCGSHICWNCLENFKSSEECYGHLRSVHLSY